A segment of the Gossypium hirsutum isolate 1008001.06 chromosome D10, Gossypium_hirsutum_v2.1, whole genome shotgun sequence genome:
TTTCACTGCCCAATCAAAAGACATTTTCCACATAATTAGCATCGGAGATTATATCACAAAGTGCATCAACGATGGGTTTAACAAAACGGAAGCGGATTCGAAGTTTGAAGAAATGGGTCGGGTCGTGGAGCGGAAAACGGGTGGATCCGGATTATATGTGGTGGATATTGGTGGGCTTGAAGCTTTCGTCAATGGCGAAAacgaagaaggagaagaagaaggtggagttagttATATAGTGGGACAGTTAACGAGGTTATTACAGGTTCATGAAGGGAATGTTCATGTGTTGGGAGCAGCGACAAGTTATCAGACATATTTGGAGTTCATATGTAGGTTTCCTTCAGTCGAAAAACATTGGGATTTGCAGATTTTGCCCATGACTGTCATTAGGAGTTCATTGCCTCGGTCTTATCCCAAATCCAGGTATACGAATATATTTACATGTATGTATGTACACTTGCatggcaattttttttttttgggtaaattacatttgtAGTCATCcaattatgttttcttttatctttttgatcacccaaacatgaaaagttataaaaCGGTTGtctaattttgtcttttttgtgtaatgtaaaaatgaaaacacccaaaaatctaaTATAATTGAGGGgccaaaagaaaaataataataattgagcgaccattttataatttttcataattagataatcaaaagagaaaaaaaaatcataatcgaatgaccaatttactcttaTTTTCATAATGATGGTTTAGGTTATTCTTTGTTTTGTGAGATGTTTTTATGTATCATCACTAGTCAACTAAATAACAAGACATTAGCAAACACTAGTACATATTCTCACGCTTCGTGctgaattgaaattttatttgtgttaaattataaagtaaagtTTTGAAGCTTAAAATATACTTTAAGCAAGATTTTCATAATCAGATTGGTGGTCAAATCGATCAGATTATTGATTGTATggtttgatcaaataaatcactaaaaaattataataataaaaaatcaattcaatcaatttttaatatgattcaaTCGGTCCGTACTGGTTCGTGGGTCGATTGTCTCATTCCTCTCTTCGGATTGGTACCCCGACCAGTCCAATCTGGTTCAAACAACTATAACTCTAAGTCAactctaagtctctatacatttcatacatttaaaatttattcctcctttatcttaaagaatttaatccctctactttttcGATTTAAAAATACACTTTCAAATTATGTATAACCAtgtaacattttaattgaaaagttaacatattaactatttgaagtaattaataacattataaatatacaaagaataaattatgttaaaaagtTAAAGTGTAaggattaaatctaaaatttaaacatattggAGTGATCAAAATATAACAAATCTAACCAATTCCAAACCGGTCATTTTAAGCTTTTAGTTGGTTAGATTCTTTAAAAATGGGTTAGATTCgttggttaaattttttaaactaatttgtaatgatcaaattaaaaaaacttgagTTTAAAATAAAACGAAAGCCGAACcgaaatgattttaaaaaatttaaaagtcaaATTTACTTGATTTAGATTGATCCGACTCAAAATCAACCCTATTCACTTAATTGATAGGTCTAGTGTATGTATTTTATCgtgtcataattatttttattatatttatactaattttgaaatgttaataatctgtaatatatattttgaaacatTAACATTATGTGTAATGTGTTGTTTCCTGGTTTTATATTAGCTCCGATCATTTCTCATAGTTACATTGCCAAAAACTACAGTTTGATGGAGTCATTTGTTCCGTTCGGCGGGCTATTTCCAACGCTGTCCGAGTCAAAGGGGTCTTTAACCGGCTCGTATCAACCTGTACCACCGCACTGTCATCTATGCAGCGAGAGATACAAACAAGAAGTGATTGCACTTTCAAAGGGAGGATTCAATGTTTCAGTAGCGGATCAATACCGATCCGCTTTGCCTTCTTGGTTGCAGATGGCCGAGCTCGGTGCAAACAATGGATCATATATGAAGGTATGTCCCTTAGTTTATGTTTCCGTTTCTGTTTCTTTAGCTCTAAATATCGGCAATGTCGTTCCGGAGTTGTTTTATATATCGATCGGTTTATTTTCAGTGCAGACCAAAGATGATGGACTGTTATTGAACGCTAAGATAGCGGGGTTGCGAAAGAAGTGGGATGATATATGCTGGCGCCTTCATCACACTCATCGAGTCCCTGAGTCGACTGTGTATAAGCCGAATCCTTGGGGTCATTGTAGCAACAACACGAACGTAAGTTCATGCTCAACCATTAAGTTTCCGAAGATGCCTACTATGCGTTCTAATGGTGGCAACTTTGAGGCGCTCGAGCCCATATCTCCTTGCAGTTTATCAAATTCGAGTGTGGACAATGTTAGTCGCACATCGCCTACGTCTGTAACTTCTGTGACAACGGATTTAGGATTGGGTTTATGTTCGGTTTCTTCAAGCAACAAATTGACGAAACTGACAGATCAGAACCGTGCTACACTTGTTAACAATAGTGTCTTGTGCCATCAAGCTCAGTCCTCATCCTCTTCATCTCCTGACTTCGGTGGACCGCTTGATCCTAGCTATTTCAAGAAGCTTTTTAAGGCTGTCACTGAGAAAGTCGGCTGGCAAGATGAAGCTGCAAGTGTTATTTGCCAAACGGTAGCCAACGGTCGAGCACTAAACAGAAAATGTCATGGAGCCGGCCGAAGAGGTGATATATGGTTGAATTTCAGTGGACCTGATAGGTGTGGCAAGAAGAAAATTGCTGTTGCACTCGCGGATGTAATCTATGGAAGCCGAGAGAATTTCATCTCCATCGATCTAAGTTCTGAAGACGGGGTTATGCATTTCGATTTAAAGTTTCGAGGGAAGACTACGATCAATTACGTTGCTGAGGAATTGAGCAAAAAGCCCTTATCTGTTGTATTCCTTGAGAATGTAGATAAAGCTGAGATTCATGTTTTAAGCAGCTTGTTACAGGCTATCCGGACTGGCAAACTTTTGGACTCGCACGGAAGAGAAGTGAGCACTGACAATGCAATTCTCGTGACGACTTCAACCTTAAATACGGAAAATCGAGTCATCGTTCATCATAAAACACCGATGTACTCCGAGGAGAACATATTGAGAGCCAAAGGCTGGCCATTACAGATATTAATCAAGCATGACAACAACACAATTGGCATCTCTAGGAAGTCCTTTTCGAATAAACGAAAGCACGAGATCACGGAAATAGTGGCTAAACGGACTAACCCGACACCATTTCGGAATCTAGATTTGAACATTCCAGCTGAAGAAACCGATGACGGAACCGTCGAAAACACCGCACCTTGGTTGCAACATTTCTTCAACCAACCCGTCAAAAACGTAATCTTCAAGCCATTCGATTTCGACACACTTGCGCAGAAAGTATCAGACAACATAAACCGGAGTTTCCACGAGTCTATAAACTCTGCACACTGTTCTCTAGAGATTGATCCGAATGTCACAGAACAACTACTAGCAGCCGCATATTTCTCGGACGACAACATGATCGTAGTGACAGACTGGATATCAAAAGTTCTCACCAAGGGATTCACGGAAGTCGAGAAAAAATACAACCTCGACGCTCACACTATCGTGAAAATCATTCCCGACCGCACCGCCCTTCTGTCTGAGAACCCGATTGGAGTTTCCCTTCCCCCAAAAATTACCGTGAACTAAGGCTAATCCAGTGTAATTAGGTTCCTAATATGCTTAGGCTGTGCATTGTACCATGTATAATCTTATGGTAATAGTGCTAGTGTGGGGTGTATCATCCAAGGTTGTCCCGGTTTATTATCGGAACACGATGTTTTGGCCGATATAATCAGTACCGATACGAAATTAACTTCCTCGATATCATCACTAtgaaaaaaaacacaacttgtaATTTCAATGGATAGTATGTAACGGTATTAGTTTGCAATTAGATTgtatatttaatgtttttttatttgtattaatttcaATTACCGATATCTAATAATAACGTGTCACTTGACAATTATTTTTGGATAAACTAAAACGAAAATGATAGTTCACGCTTTAAAGTGgacaaaaaaatttaagcacTGAAGTGTGAAAACAGATATagttcaaggactaaatcataaaactaaACGAAGCCTTAGTTCTTCTTTTTTGGTTATATAGCTATTAAGTAAGTATTTTCTTTATGGCTTAATGCATAATTTGATACCTAGGTTTGACACTTTTTTAACGTGGTACCTGTATTtggcaaaagttatatattttggtacatgaagataacaatgttaactttttagtgtttaattcgggttttaaagttgatttgataaaaattcattattaactaataatattagaaattaaatttcgGGAAATCAACactaaaacataaattgaatCACATTCATTGGactgtatttgacaaattaaatgcgaaattaaatgaattcacaattaacactaaatttattatattaacaaaatcataaaaaaatcaaatctaatAATTGTTGATAAAATTTCGTAAAATCAAtcctaaaacccaaattaaacactaaaaaaattaacatgttaCCTTCAAAatatatacttttatcaaatacaaattgaataaaaaaaataacacaagtaCTATATTAAAAAGAGTGTCAAACTCgaataccaaataatatattaaatttttttattattcaaatttaacttttattaGTAATTCCAtctaaattttggaaattgaaaagTAGAAGGACGAAActttggaaataaaaataaagtgactaaattacaaatttacaaaaAGTAGAAGGACTTGAAGTATACTTTGACCAAAACTAGTCTAcctatttttgtttgattttgctGACAGTTAAATATACAGACAAATCCTACTCTACCTTCTTTCTCTCCTCTCTTGTCTGTTTCCGTACAACTGAGCTTCAAAAactctgttctttttttttctaaatttattttttttagtcttTGAATTAAAGTTtggatttttcataattaatcgatttattttttggttgggaattaaagaaaattacttttagaaatttaaaaaataataattaatggcTTCGTCTAGTCTTCGCACTGTTGAAGAGATCTTCAAAGACTATAACGCTCGACGCTCTGCTCTCGTTCGTGCTCTCACTTACGGTATTTGATTTCCCCCTGCTTCCGTAAAGCCTAATTTTGAGTtattgaatttcttctcttttttttcgttttttttttatgttatcgtGTTGTTTTGGATCAGATGTAGATGATTTCTACTCGCAATGCGATCCAGGTCAGTTTCGcttcttctattttttctttGCTTGTTTGCTGAGAAAATTGACGGGAAAGTTGAGATGAACTTTATGTTTACTTGCGATGcgtttaatttgaattttgaagtGAGAGCTAAGTAGTCTCTAGGTGATTGGATCGAGCGGATTCGATTTTTTCCCCTTGAATGCAATTTTTCTCAACTGCTTCAAAGTTTTTACTTCGATTTTCAGTGTTTTACTTTGATTTGAGGTAAAATTGCGATGGAGTTGCTTTTTAGTATAGGAAGTTGACTGAACTTGaaagagaaaagttttgttataGGACTTTGGTTCATCGTTTTAACCTCGGCCGATCGATTTAGATGCGAATTTGTTTTCTTGCCATtgagatttcaaggatctttgtTATGGATGTCAAATTAAGTTGAGCATCAAGTTCCGAGTTGTTCCTTTTATGGGCTTTAGAAATCCATGACTTTTTGGTTGCagcttttggttttctttatcgAAGTGCTTTATTTTGCTGTTTCTCAGATAAGGAGAATTTGTGTTTGTATGGGCACCCAAATGAGGCATGGGAGGTAGCTTTACCGGCAGAGGAAGTTCCATCGGAGCTCCCCGAGCCAGCTTTGGGTATTAATTTTGCAAGAGATGGGATGAATAAGAAAGACTGGCTATCGCTAGTTGCTGTGCATAGTGATTGTTGGTTGCTTTCTGTGGCGTTCTATTTTGGTGCTCGCCTTAATCGCAACGAAAGGTACGTTGTTCACGCATATGTCTTCTCCCAACTTGAATTACAATTGTTCTTTTTTTAGTCCAACATCGTGCTTATTACCTCTGTTTTATCCTCTTGTACTAAACAATTAGTATCTGAATTATTTGACTTCACATGCAAGAAAAATGAGAATGGAGAATAGTGTGAGGAtggaatttgaaaaattaaaccaTCGGTATAGTGAAATTGGTGTTAATTTGGAATACTTGATATAAATATGGGCCTCTCTTAGAAGAAATGTTCCCTTATTTGGTGGAATTTATTCTAtgaaatatatcatgaatgtggGACTGCCACAATGATGAAGTGTATGTTACAAACTGGGATTTAATAAAATTTCCGATTCTTCTTTATTGGATataaatccatgaatttatggttttCTATGAGTTTTCGTATGCCCTTGTAGACTTCATAGTTTAGTTCAGAAATTGGTAGACTGTTGATTTGACGATGTTGTTCACTTGATATCTTGAGTTTTTGAAACCTGGCACTGTTATAATTGCATGAAGCCATTAGTATTATATTTGAGGTggttcacattcattaaaatttaGCTGGTTGATGACATATTTATTCCGAACTAGACATCCCTTTTTTACGGCAGAGATGAATACCTTGGTGGAGTAATTCCTTGGATCATAAGGTGTGAATCTGGAGATGAATACCTACTATCTCAATCTCATGGATCCTTTTTAAGTATAGACCAGTTTCTCCTTTTTATCTGATGTTTTCATCTTCTATCCCGAGATGCTAGTTCGAAGGTTGTTCCCAAACTAATCTGTGAATACTTCACTAAATGCCACATACTACTATGACTAGTAATTTAATCGAATTAAGATGCTAAGCATTTAAATGATTGGTTTATTAATTAACATTCACTTTGCCATTATCGGAGTTTGTGGGAGGATTGTAGTACTTTATGTTTTTATCTAATGTAGACCAGGGTTGCTAGTTTGAAGGTGTCCCCAAACTAATCTGTGAATGCTACTCTATTCCATTAAATGCTATGTACTATTATCACTAACGATATAATCGATTTAAGACGTTTAGCATTTAAATGGTTGGTTTTTTACTTAATATTCACTTTGACATTATCGGAGTTTGTGGGGGAATCACGGTCCTTCGAAGCTTTTAGTTGTTTAGGATTCCTATACTGGTAGTTTTGGCGCCTGCCTTTCTTGGTTTTcacatttctttattttgtaattGTAGGCATTACTCTAGTTCCTAAATAACTACAatctatgttacttggactcgTGTGTCTTTGTCAGATACAGATATGCACCCGATACGCTTATGGTTAGATTTTTTgaagtttttccatgtatttacTGGTCATATCCCTATACCATCTGTTAGACACAAGTACTTCAAGAACATAGCCTATCATGTTGACCTTTTTGCACTCACTCTCTCTTTTGAATCGTTTTCTTATAGAACTATTAATCATGAGTTTTGTGCCCATCACTCAACAGGAAGCGCTTATTTAGCATGATGAATGATCTTCCTACCATCTTCGAAGTAGTAACTGGACAGAAGCCTGTGAAAGACAAGCCCACAGTGGAGAGTGGCAGCAAATCACGAAACAGCACAAAGGTGAATATACGTAGCCCTCGATCCACAAGAATGTTGATGGAAGCAATGCAAACTGCTAATACAGTCATCATCGTCTTTTCACTTGCTTGAATTTTGGTCTTTCAGAGGTCAATCGATGGTCAACCAAGAAGTAATCCCAAGTTAGCCGAATGAGGATGACAAAGAGGAGCAAGGTGATACCTTTTGAGGTAGCTGTGGTGGAGGTTACAATTCAGACGAGTTTTGGGTTGGGTGCGATAACTGTGAACGATGGTACCGTGGAAAGTGCGTTAAGATAACACCAGCCAAGGCGGAAATGATTAAGGTTTACAAATGCCCATCTTGCCAAAAGAAGGCTAGGCAGTAGCAGCTAATGGAGGGACGGGACAGATCCATATTCACCGATGTTTGTCGTGTAGTGTGGTATACGAAATGGATAATGGCATTAGGCTTTGTCTTCCATTTTTCATGTTTCGGATTCAAGTGGATACTTAGGATGCTGCATAAAATCAAAAATGATTTCTAATACACATGTTCTTCGACCTCAACCGAGCCGAATCTTCAAGTTTCAATGTCGTGTTTTTTAACATGATTTTCAAACGCGTCACGGAGACGGTAATTTCACCGTTGTTTTTAGACTTCCGAAAAATCTGACCCGAGCTACTTATACTCATACCGATTTAACTCAATTTGGTCATAAAAAGTCATCAATCTGAATTCGCACAACCTTAACCCGAACCGGCTTGAATTTAAACTTATCCAAACTTAAAACTGACATAACCTTGACATGATCTGAAGAACCTGACTTCAAGTTAACCCAAATATTTATTAGTTTTCCGTAAAATTTCTTGGTTGATCTCCGGGTCATCCATCCTCTTTCTTTAAAGAAACATTATTTTGAATAACGTGACGTCAACAATGGCGTAATTATTTTAGTGTTGTGCATGAATTCGTCCACGTGATTATTTTCATCTTATTGCTCCTTTTATACTTTAAATTGaagtatttatataaattaatttctatcgaattcacaaattaaattaaattaattcaattcgatGTCAGAACTTAAAAATAATTcagattttaaataatttgaatttgaaattatataaatttaaaattattcgaTAAGTAAATTGAAACGACTCAAAACAATTAAAACTTGAGATGATTTGATTCAAAAAGtttgatttataaatttaaatgatCTAAACCCTAAAGTAGTTCAAACTCGAGataatctaaattttttaaattctgATTAACTCGACCAGATTTATCCATCCAAAAACAGTCAATTCCCCCCAATAGATAAATTTAAAAGTGGGGATAAAGCAAAATTTGGTCCTTGAACTTGACAACTAACTTAATTCGGTCCATAATTTATTTGTCCACATTAATCTCAAAACTTGGTAAttttttgcaatttggtccttaaattttgatttcattaAGGTGTAACGGTGTAGCACTTTGAGATTGTGTCACATCattatctaaaaattttaaaacgttaataaaaatctaaaatagtaccaaaaaaatatttttaatttaaaaaaattcaagtgatGATGTGGTACAAACTCAGAGTGTTATTCATAGACCAAACTAAAGAAAAACTATCAAATTCTAAGACTAATGTGcaaaaaccaaaatgaaaaaaattatcaaattcaaggattaaatgttaaattatccCTTAAAAAAATACTATGTTTACTATTTATTAATTATCTTGTTATGTCCTTATCATGGCTTAGCTcaactttttattaatttattatttcattaacaaGTAGAGaaaaaagaacattaaaaaattttaatttatgcacGTGGGAATTGACTTGGAACAGTTCAGTCGGGCTGACGCATGCCTGTTTCCAAACAGTGGGCATTTGGggccattatatatatatataataatgaaaGCTCTCCCTTTCTACTCCATTACCCttatctttgtttttgtttttttatatatataaataccgaTTGAATATTTGGTCAGTTAGTATCAGTATTATTATCAGTGCAAGCAGAAGTATTTCAAGTGCGCTGAAAcacattgttctcttatttaaaGGTTGAGGAGGAGTTATGAGTAGTTTTAAGCATTGTATCGTGATGTTACATTCATACGAAagtatataattttatgtattgTTAGTGAATCAGATGATAACAagctattaaatttttaatttttaatgatgtATCATCATGGGAGAAGGTAAAAGAAATTAGGAGAGGctagaattgaattataaactCTTGGAAGgattaaaagataattttattattatattaatttatagatttataatttttcaagGGACCTTAGAAGGAATTTTACCATTTTGAGGACTGTTGAACCAAATTCTCACGCAATGAAATTCCTTGATTGAGCCATTTAAGATGTAAGATGTGACAATTTTGtatgtcaaattaaaaaattaaaaaatttaaaacgttGAAGTTTAGTAAATTAAAAAATCAGTATCATTTCAGTTAAACCTTTTTATCAACTTATTGTTCAATCGAGTGTTAAATGCAGACTTCAATACGATGTGAAGTATATTCAAAACACgtggattaaattttaaacacaCACGTACATATTGCATAAGCGACTTAAATCAAATGTGTTAAATAAAATAGTTCACACAAATTTTTATAACGTtgcttttttaaataaaagtcaaatCTAAATTGTCCATATCATAGATGTACACGTGTTTAAATATAACCAAACCAACAACTAAATTGATTGAATGACTTGATTGAATATAATATTGTTACTTTCGCAACTACGAAAggtatttaaaagtttaaaataggtAGTTAAATTTGAGGTTGAGTATTGAAAAATATTCATCCTCCCCACCTTTATGGTTGACCAAAGCCCCTCCAAGCCTAAAATGTAGGGCTCTAAAGTGTTACTGGTAGAGCTTTGAAGTGCTCTATCAAAATGTGATTGAAGAGAACGTTGCCCTATTTTTGTAGAGTTCTATGGGATGTAATTAAAGGATGGAGATGTAAAAGTGAAAACTAAGAAAGTAGCTTTAACACTTATTCACATTTTTATTCAAAAGACAAAAGGCAAAAGACAAATTGTCTTTGAAGTCCAAGGTTTCTAAAGACTGACCCAAGGTGGAAGCAATCATACAATGCACTTTATGTGGTCTTAAATATCAATGgacaattttcttattttctttttactcCTACCTAGCTTTAATTTGTAAACTAAagataaattacaaaattcacatttaaataCTAACTTAAGATTGAATTAAAAAGTTCGACGTGATCAATTCGAATCCAAACTCGATATATCCTTAATTTGATCGCAAAAAGTTAATAACAGTCTGCAATAGTTTAAACCCAAAATAGTTAAAACCCGAAATGATATGGCAACCAACCAAATTTGATTGTACAAAGTCAACAACCCGAACTAAGAATGAAGTAGTCTACGAATGAACTGAACCCAAAGTTTTCATATTTGATTAATCCGAATCCCAACTTGATCCAAtcaaatttagccatataaagtCAATAACCTAAACCCAGAATGACAATAACTAAGGATGGATCGAACTCGAAATGACCTAAATaagtaatttataattatttgaatcaGAGGTTGACTCGATCCAAAAAGCTCGAATAACCCTAAAATTGATAAAACAATtcaaatccaaataataataatagtatcaaTGACATCTTGGAGACTTTAGAGACTCCACTTGGGATTTACCTTTAGGACCATTTAATCTAATGAAGAGCCTATATTCGTCAAATGTCATTGGTGGATATAAAGCCGGTTTATCTGCAGAAACCAATTCTCGGACCGGTTTAATTGGTATATCACTTTTTGGGTTGTAAAAAAATGCCAATGATAACCTTTCCACGCCTGAATTTACAATCACTCTGTGCTCTACACTTTTGTAATTTGCATTGCTTAGGACCTGaaaatcaattataaaaaaaaaactaataatctaataaatttatttaaaagtcaCATGATTATATGATATCATTTTATTGAGTAAGATCTTTGAAAAATCTCCTTTCGTACTTTTTTGCATATTTAAAACCCAATTCCTCTACTTTTTAATTTCAGGAATTTAATCCCTTCATTCTTTTTATTCTATAGTGAAAAAAACTTATAATCTCGAATTCAGAATAAAAAATCTAGCCTTATTTGACCTTCCATATGAGGTAACATTAATTACgtgagtaatttttttaaaatttagaaagttCACGTAATTCGATTTAGCGAAAGTTGTGTTTAGGgcttcaattattaaataaaaaggtAGTGGGTACGAATGagtaaattttaaatactaaaaaataattaaacgtttaaaataaaataaagacaaaaaataTTCAGGGGTTTATATCATATGACTTATTATAATATATAGACACATGAActaaaaataatgtattaaatataaaatttaaaagattaaaaaagaggTGTATCAAACAAATGGAGGAGGCTATTTGAAGTGGAAAACTTCATGGTGGGTGCACCTCAAAGGCATGTCATTGTCAAATTTTAAATTGCCTTAGCTTTCCTTCGTTGAATTATTGTATACGTGACATTATAAACATTGttcaaacaattaaatatttggtttaattgttaatttgacctttggattatatatatttttattttggtacattatttttttatttcacttgaGTATTTAATTTACccaagaaataattttttaataagacGTAGATGAAGTGAAAAACTTTAATTAAGGGGGTCAAAactaaaagggattaaattgccttattaattattttggaggggtaaaaattgaaaattttctgtagatttaaatagaataatttaatatttgaaagcAGAGCCTccttaaagttttttaaaattttaaattattaaaggtaaaattacactttagtccccttaaaaatataaaaatttgatttaattctttaaaatttaaaaagatatagactattaaaacagtgaaattatatttttattatcgtaaaaattacaatttaattttgacacctcctttttttttaattttcctatttGATTAATGGAAGGCCAAGATCCCTACCTACACCGTTGacgaa
Coding sequences within it:
- the LOC107931843 gene encoding protein SMAX1-LIKE 6; amino-acid sequence: MPTPISVARQCLMPEAATALDEAVAVARRREHTQTTSLHAVSALLSLPSSSSLSLRAACSRAGNVAYPPRHQFRALELCVSVSLDRVPSGQLTDDPPVSNSLMAAIKRSQANQRRQQPENFNIYRDISQQNGSNISSIKVELCHLILSILDDPVVSRVFAEAGFRSSEIKLAITCPLPTHLPFPRRRGPPVFLCNLENPNPDPGPRGFTFPFPFPGFASYFENRNRIVELLARRRNPLLVGACAYDALTNFTAQSKDIFHIISIGDYITKCINDGFNKTEADSKFEEMGRVVERKTGGSGLYVVDIGGLEAFVNGENEEGEEEGGVSYIVGQLTRLLQVHEGNVHVLGAATSYQTYLEFICRFPSVEKHWDLQILPMTVIRSSLPRSYPKSSLMESFVPFGGLFPTLSESKGSLTGSYQPVPPHCHLCSERYKQEVIALSKGGFNVSVADQYRSALPSWLQMAELGANNGSYMKTKDDGLLLNAKIAGLRKKWDDICWRLHHTHRVPESTVYKPNPWGHCSNNTNVSSCSTIKFPKMPTMRSNGGNFEALEPISPCSLSNSSVDNVSRTSPTSVTSVTTDLGLGLCSVSSSNKLTKLTDQNRATLVNNSVLCHQAQSSSSSSPDFGGPLDPSYFKKLFKAVTEKVGWQDEAASVICQTVANGRALNRKCHGAGRRGDIWLNFSGPDRCGKKKIAVALADVIYGSRENFISIDLSSEDGVMHFDLKFRGKTTINYVAEELSKKPLSVVFLENVDKAEIHVLSSLLQAIRTGKLLDSHGREVSTDNAILVTTSTLNTENRVIVHHKTPMYSEENILRAKGWPLQILIKHDNNTIGISRKSFSNKRKHEITEIVAKRTNPTPFRNLDLNIPAEETDDGTVENTAPWLQHFFNQPVKNVIFKPFDFDTLAQKVSDNINRSFHESINSAHCSLEIDPNVTEQLLAAAYFSDDNMIVVTDWISKVLTKGFTEVEKKYNLDAHTIVKIIPDRTALLSENPIGVSLPPKITVN